CGGTATAATATTCGGCGGGATGCCTATAATCCTTTGTTTTCTTTATCAAAATCCTGCTCCCCTGTCGCAGCGCCGGGTGCCGACCCCACCGCGTGTCAAATCTTAGGACGCGAAGGTTCGCGCGGCAACCATCTTCGTCGCCGCGTCCTGTCCTGTCACCGTTCCAACCCCGCGATAATGTTGGACAAGATTCGCCAATCAATATACTTAGAATACTAAGCTAATGGAGGCGATGTGCAAAGATTCATTCGGACGAAAGCGGTCGCGGCGCCCTTGCCGCTCGCCAATGTCGACACGGACATGATCATTCCCGCCGAATATATGAAGGCGCTGACGCGTTCGGGCCTTGGTCGCCATCTCTTCCGCGAGTTGCGCTTCGACGGGAATGGCCGTGAACGCGGGGATTTTATCCTCAACCGGCCTGCCTGCCGCGACGCGCGGATTCTGGTCGCCGACCGCAATTTCGGCTGCGGCTCGTCGCGCGAACATGCCGTGTGGGCGCTCACCGATTTCGGGATTCGCTGCATCATCGCGCCGAGTTTCGGCGATATCTTTGCCGGCAATGCGCGCAAGAACGGCCTACTGCTCATCCGCTTGCCCGACGATAGCTGCGCCCGCCTGCGCAGCGAGATCGAATATACCCGATATGCGCCCATCGAGGTCGACCTCGAAACGCAGCGCATCCGCCTCGTCTCGGGTGAGACGATCGCTTTCAAGGTCGATCCCGACGACCGGCGCATATTGATGGAGGGGCTCGACGATATCGCCCGCACGCTGCGTCACGCCGACGCCATCGCGCGGTTCGAGGCCGCAACCTAGTCGAGCATCGTCGGCGACGCGACGCAGCCCGCTATCGCACTCGCCGCCGCCAGCGCCGGGCTCATCAGGTGGGTGCGTCCGCCGCGCCCCTGGCGATTCTCGAAATTGCGGTTCGAGGTCGCGGCGCAGCGTTCGCCGGGTTGCAGCCGGTCGGCATTCATCCCGACGCACATCGAACAACCCGGTTCGCGCCAATCGAAACCTGCGGCGCGCAGCGTGTCGGCGACACCCTCCGCCTCGGCCTGCCTTTTGACCAGCCCCGATCCCGGCACGACCATCGCGCGGACGTGCGGCGCGATGCGGCGTCCGCGCACGATGTCGGCGGCGATGCGCAAATCCTCGATCCGGCTGTTGGTGCAGCTGCCGATGAAAATGCGGTCGAGCCGCTGGCCGGCAATCGCCCGCCCGGGGGCAAGGTCCATATAGGCGAGCGCGCGCTCGGCCGCGGCGCGCGCGTCGGGATCGGCCAGCGCCGCCGGGTCGGGAACGGGATCGTCGATCGCGACGACCTGCGACGGATTGGTCCCCCAGCTCACCATCGGCCGCACGTCGCGCGCATCAAATTCCAGTTCGCGGTCGAACGCCGCGTCGGCGTCGCTCGCCAGCGCCGCCCAGCGCGCCACGGCCGCATCCCACGCGTCGCCGCGCGGCGCCGCCGGGCGCCCGTTCAGATAGGCGAGCGTCGTCGCATCGGGCGCGACCAGCCCGGCGCGCGCGCCC
This DNA window, taken from Sphingopyxis sp. PAMC25046, encodes the following:
- the leuD gene encoding 3-isopropylmalate dehydratase small subunit; amino-acid sequence: MQRFIRTKAVAAPLPLANVDTDMIIPAEYMKALTRSGLGRHLFRELRFDGNGRERGDFILNRPACRDARILVADRNFGCGSSREHAVWALTDFGIRCIIAPSFGDIFAGNARKNGLLLIRLPDDSCARLRSEIEYTRYAPIEVDLETQRIRLVSGETIAFKVDPDDRRILMEGLDDIARTLRHADAIARFEAAT
- the leuC gene encoding 3-isopropylmalate dehydratase large subunit, with protein sequence MTRPRTLYDKIWDAHAVAEDDGETLLYIDLHLLHEVTSPQAFAGLAAAGRAVRRPERALALSDHNVPTAGQAAGPAGVADREARAQLEVLVENTGRFGIENFPMGDPRGGIVHVVGPEQGRSQPGMTIVCGDSHTSTHGAFGALAFGIGTSEVEHVLATQTIRQRRSRNMRVTVEGALAPHVHAKDLALHLLGAIGVDGAGGHVIEYAGEAVRALSMEARMTLCNLSIEMGARAGLVAPDATTLAYLNGRPAAPRGDAWDAAVARWAALASDADAAFDRELEFDARDVRPMVSWGTNPSQVVAIDDPVPDPAALADPDARAAAERALAYMDLAPGRAIAGQRLDRIFIGSCTNSRIEDLRIAADIVRGRRIAPHVRAMVVPGSGLVKRQAEAEGVADTLRAAGFDWREPGCSMCVGMNADRLQPGERCAATSNRNFENRQGRGGRTHLMSPALAAASAIAGCVASPTMLD